The sequence ACTTTCCTTTCTAATTTGGAACTCTATTCATTCTCTCTTCGTCTCATTCTTTCACCTACTGAAACTCCCAGGTAATAAGATTCATGTCAATTGTTCCACTAGAGTGATCAAAGATGCTGCCGACGATCATCGTAGCAACCATACAACATTTTCGTTAATAGAAACAGGAGCACCTTGCACATTGACAGAGCCATTCCTCATGCCATAACCAACCCTTTAGACACAGATCCACCATCGTAAAATGCTGCCACTGTGAGACTCCTCAGCCCAACATGGTGCGAGCTCGTCATCCTCGGTGATGCTTCACAATGTTGCCTCTTGGTTTCTGTCTCTAGTGGCTTGTTGGTGGTTAACCTCACGGTGTCGATGGATGCTTAGGTGCGAGCTGCTTCAACGTGGTGCAATGGACACGTATTGTGCTTCTTATGTGGGGTGTTGCGATTTGACGTAGTGGCTAGGTGCCCTTTCATCGTTTGTCACCTAGGCATTGGTGGCATGCTTCCACAACAGGCGAGCAAAAGTTTGCTTTTCATCACACGCACAGGGCACAAGTGTGAGCTTCATGCTCACCCTCTTGAATTTTTATAGTGGCAGAGTCCTTACCCGCCACTTTTGGTATGGTGGGTAAGATCTCACCCACCACGAATGCTCATGCGATCTCGCCTGGCGACTAGTTCTATGTTCACTATTGGCAGCCAAACGACGATTTAAATGATTGTCTAGTTAATAACGGCAAGATCATTACTTGCCATGGGAGTGGCGAGATCATGATTGTCTAGTTGGTATGCTCAGTGCTTGCCCATTGTTTTCCATGGGTGGCGTGCTCCTCGCCTGCCACGGGGAGTCCCTTGTGGTTGGCGGGCTGCACTCCTGCCAGCCTTGCTTCGTCATTGATGTGGCGGTCAATAAACATGACAGGCTACAAGCTCGCCATGGGGTAATGAATGCCATGGTGGCGACAGAAATTGCTAACAGCAATTTCTGGGTCTTTCACAGCGATCCCTGCACCTGCAAAATCCCTTTGCGGCCACCTCCATGAGCGCAACTAATGGTGGTTTACCCTCTAGTTTTCAACGTGACGTGGCTCTACCGTTGGCGACATAAACCATCACCAATGCTCTCTGGTGTCTCTTGCTACAGACCCGTGATTGCCAATGTCCCTACGCCACAACTGGCAAGCGCTCAGTTGGCAGGCAGTTTACCCACCAACTTTTGTCGTCCATATATGTGCATGACACTTGGTCACGCCATGCATAAATTTCATtactttcttctcttcctttttttttgtacaaTGACTGCCCTGATAAAAGAATTACTAGAGGAAAGGGAAAGGGGCGTAAGAGATAAACTTATCTGCTTTTCTAAAGGAGGTCTTGTGAGCCAGATGATCGATCTACAGATGGCTCCAAATTGTTATTGGTTTTCTTGTATGGTCGGAGTTTGATAATACGAATGAACAGCCCACGACGATGGGTCGTTCAGATGCTCATCCATGAAATAAACATTAAATTAAGGATATGAAACAAGAGAGAGACACATAAATTTAAGTGGTATGGTATAAAAACCTACGTCTACGGGTTGTTAGGGGGTAAATCTACTATATTTGATGATTTGTATAGTCTCTCATGACCTCATGTATCTCTCAATAAAGTAgaaaaatttttatgttttgtgggaggttgaagaagatgtaTTCATTCTGGAGAGCGAATATCTGAGGAGCCTTTTTGCGTAGAGGAGATATGCCTAAAATCTATCAAGATCCTCCCTTTTTATCCAGGTTTCTTTCTCCTTTGAAGTGATTGATTCCTACCTGATTTATGTTGCTTTCACATTTTTTCTGTCTGAATCAACTTCCTTTTGCTTTGTCTTAATTTCCTTCGCTATTGTTGATTGTTTTGGAGTTGGCCGAGCCTAGCTAGTTCATTTCATACCCAACGGTTATTCCTTGAAAAGAattatactttctttttatGTATTCATGTTTTATTTCGTTCATGTATCTAAATAGGTAAAGCATGACCCAAACTGGCCGGCGTACATACATGAGTAGTGGCATTAAGATCACAACCTTTCAAGTAACACTCTCAAACAATCTTTTTGGGTCATCAAATATTCCATAATCATCTTGAATAGTTTCTAGTGCATGCTACAAGTATTGTACCAAAACACTTGCAAAAACCTTTACAATCGATCCACAAACAATATGTTGAATTCACACATGCAATATATAGGTATTCTCATGCCGCAACATCCCACTAATTAAATTACTTGCAAGAACAagaacacagagagagagagagagagagagagagagagagagagacttaacAGCCATCATGGAAGAGACCCATAGGCGGCGAATCTCAGCATTAAGACCAATAACGGTTCGTCTGGGAAAGCGGAGGATAGTGAAGAGAAACCAGAGGTGGTATACTCCAAAAACCAAGAGACCCAATGGTACCAGCACATAGTCCAATCGTTCctctttcattctctctctctctctctctctctctctctctctcaactcctTTTGTGCAAGAGGATAAGAACGAAGAGAAAAAGGATCATGAAGTCTCCTTATTTCATTTTGAGATCGACGTAGTCGTTTTCTAATCACTGCATgcgataataatattttctaaatgctatatattattatctagTCAACGAGCCTTGCTTGATCTGCACGGCAGTTCCCTGTCCATGGGGTCTACTGTCGGGTTCATGATGTTTGACAAACAAGTAAGCCGTGCACGCTTGATTTTCTTCATGGAACTCATGTCGTTGAGAGTACAatggggaaaaaacaaaacattctaAACAAAGGTAATTTCATCAAAGTGCAGTTGCAGGTGGTGTGTGGCTCTTCCACTTTTACTGTTTTACTCAGTCATTTTGCCAATCGTTCTAATTAAtaacggatttttttttcttttcctaacaataatataaatttcaaaataaaaataatattaacaatctatatataaataatatttaaaatttataatatttttattcaaatttttctctttcattttttaaaatttcatgtaaaacatcataactcaaactattttattattattcacaaacaatttcattactatttacagaccGTTTTGCCAATCATTCTCGTATGAGTCCTGCTAGGCTACCACCCAGTAATGACCGTTGGGCGTGCCGCCTTGCAcaaatttgcatttttatttttttcttctttttcttttcatattcttttaacatatttaaatatttttaaaaaaataaaaaaatacatcaatacattaaaagctactttcttaatcatttaataaaaaaaattaaaaattaaattaaatatatgcgCGATCAAAATGAGGGGCAAACTCAGACGACAtgctagcattttccttatcgTATCCATTTGagttatctattttttcttcttttcattcattaatgttcaaaggatttttttttttagatttgataattctatatttgtttagataatgaaatgTTATAGAATAATATTCAGATGAATATGTGGTTCCATaagtaaattttaataaaaatttccatatcaaagaaaaatggaagcaaTTCATAGTGTAACTCTAACATTCATGTGTTTGACAGCAAAATTGCCCATTAGGTTCTCTTAGGCCTCGTTCACtatcacaaaattttttatctcatctcatctcgtatcatctaatcattacaattgtCTCAAAccttcacacaaaatataataaacaattcaactttttcaaatcccaaaacaaaaataatattaaaaaaatatattctaacaatattttattcaacttttaacttttatctcaattcatctcatctcatctgcgatcAGTCTTATGGGCAAGGGAAATTAGCTTAATATATCCTTAGCCAATtgcaataatatttatactaataaaaAACTCTGGTGCCAAGGAAGGATGACAATTCATAGATTGTGGACCTCTACCAATTGTCATGGAGTACTAAATACATCAGTCTTGAACAGAAATCCCATTATTGATGGCAGAAGTTGTTGAGCACATCTTGGCGCTTATCCTTGGAACTTGGCTGCTTGGTGGCACATTAATTGTAAATGATGGTCCCTCTCTGCATATAATGACTGTTCCCACTTCTCATGACCTGAATACTTTCTGTGGAGAAATCCCATTATTGATGGTAGAGATTGTTGAGCACATCTTGGCACTCACATCCCTTGGATATTTGGTGGGACAGTAATTGGGTGATCTGCTCAATTTGAATCAGAGTAATTCAATGCATGACTACTCCTATATGACTGGTCCCTCAATATTGCAATATATAAGTGAACATTCCGACCACCAATACATTGGTTGCCACATTCGTTGCATTAATATGAAACAAGATTAGGTTTTCCAAttagaaaaatgttatatactatATCTTCGTCTCACTCGTATCCTACTCTGATGATATCATGacattagagaaatgatatttgcagtgcACAAACGCCGCATAacaaaactgtttatttgtgaccagttatttcttacgaaaattactattttctattaacatgaatatgtttttttcaaaaacagtcattctcgtcgtaaataattcgtcacaaatactcgtttttcttgtagtggcaaCGCTTGTAGAATCTATGAGACTATATCTAGATTACTCATGACATTATCTATCAACTATTGGATTTgctatttcaaaaaataagagTACTCCATCCAggtggtataatttgatttagaaaataaattttaaaatttaaatcttacaaatcaaattatatcatccAGTTGGCGTTTtgttaatgaaataataaaaataaacataaaaacaaaacaaaacctaacCAATACCAACCATAGCAATATATAAGGACTCATACATGaagtttaaactttttaattccgAAAGCAATAGAACATTgaaaatttattgttttatttccCACTAAGACATGAAAATGTATCGCTTtgaccattgaatttctaggcATGAATAAAAGACGTTCCAAACTGTTGATACAAATTACAAGCCTGCATACATAACAAGATTTCCTGATCTGAAgttttcaaaatgcattttCTAACCAAAAGAATCACACACACAGACATATATCTCCATAAATAATTCTACAACCGTACAATTCTAACAAACATTTACTAATTACAAGAAGATTGGGTAGTTTTCAACAGAGTTTAGGATGATCAACCATCTTATTCCACAGCATTGCTGCTACTATCTTGTTTCATTGACTGCAAATGAAGTTGGCGTGTAAAACTGGTAGTAGAGTCCAAGAAATACAGAAGAACTGACATTAGGCAACAACAAGCAAACATGGGAATTGGCCCAAAAATCCAGAGGAAGAGAGGGAATGACAAGTAGTATGCTCGCAATCCGAGGGACCAAAAGTAGCTTCCTCGATTGAAGTTTCTTGCTACATACTCAATGGCCTGactattgttttttaaattagacACAGTGGACAATAAGCTTACATGGGCGTAGTATCTAATGGATTCCACATTGAAAAGGAAGGCAAGAAGGTAACAAAGCAAGATGCAAAGGTACTTGACTGAAGAGATCAAGGAAGTCTGATTGCCATAAACCAGTTTTGAAGATATGTTGCTAGGATCTGATGTGCTACTGACAAAAACACCGATTAGTGAACTTAGAGTAATTGCTGCTGTTGCTAATACTGTAGATGCCATTATGTTGTTGCGAATTGTTTGAACTACCAAAACACCATTCTTCAAGGGGTCCTGAAAAGAATGTATTGGAGTTACTTCTCTAAACTAAAGGACTAATacttaaaagagtaatgctacatacaaccGTGGAATATCTAAGTGCCATATAGTCACattgaaaaaagagtggagtctactattaaaaaactaatttatttcatgtgggtccgatatttattaatttttttctaagtgACTGTGTATCGCTTgtgcactcacgactgcaactatcatttctcatacttAAATGCTAACATCCATTCTTACATAAGTTATCTAGAATACTTCTTTTAAGTAGGTTGAAGTTATCTGTAATACTATGCACTTGTTAATGTCAGCTTTCAGAAAAGTaatattggaatgaaatatctaaatcattagattgaaattgaaagaatttattatttatttcctttctcctATAGAAATCCCAACTGGCTCCCATTCCAGCAAGCATGGAGTAAAGTTTACATGTTGTTTCTTCTTTATCTACAACAATTGCAATTGGCTTCCAACACCAATATATGAAACTAATAGGCACTACCTTTGGTGGTTTATTACTTTTCTCCCCTCCCTGGGAGACTATCATAAGTCTTAACCAATAATATCAACAGTAATTCAAACGTTGTTTCTTCTGTTGTGCCTTGTCTACATGCCCAATATCATTTATTAGGAGGACATATTCAGCAGTTTCTTCTAAATGGTCTCTGTTTCACAAGAACAATACTAATGAGCACCATTCCTACGTTTTCAAGCCGAACATACATAACTCTATCCCCAAACAGagccattattttttaatcatactGCACACTTCAAAAAAACCCCAAAGATCTACTCCCTTTAATAGTTGCATATACCAAATTGCAAATGGgtattgttgtttgtttgtgttttttttttttttttgtattgctAGAGTTTGAAAATACGAATGAATGGCGCATGATGATGGGTGGCTTGGATGCTCATTCATGaaataataagtaaataaaGCATATGAAACAAGAGAGAGACACATAGATTTATGTGATTTGGCATAAAAGTTTATGTCCACGGGTTGTTGGGGGCAAATCTACTATGTTTGATGCTTTAGacagtctctcatagcctcACATATCATTCAATACACTGGAcaaagttttggattttgagaGAGGGTGAAGAAGACACCTTCCttctagagagagaggatcTTATGGGCCTCCATGCCTAAAGGAGATTTGCCTAAAATCTATAGAGATCCTCCCCTTAATTTAACTGAGcgttatattcttttttaaagtagtTGATTCTGACCTCCTTTATGCCACTTTCACCTTTTTTCTTGTCTGAATCAACTTCCCTTTGTTTTGTCTCTTCCTTCACTAGCTAGTGGTAATTTTTTCCAGTGGGTTGAGCCTAGTTTATTTCATATCCAACAAATGCCCTCGATTCTTAAGGTCAACTTACCCAACAAGAAggtcttgagaatcttcaagttaATAATAATAGAGATGATCTATGAAAGTTTTAGAAAGATAAATTTTGGGAACTTGTTTCTGGTTATTCATTGTTATGTGATGCAACGAAGATCTCCGAGGGCGAACCTCGAGGAGACATGTAAATCCTGGTAAAGGCCTCTAAGGATGAGCCTCTAGGATGCTTGTTTGTGTGAGCGTATATACGTCAACCGAGCTCACTAATGGTCATGTGTGATTGTTTATTGTTAGCGAACATCATGGAAGGCACGTATTTTCGTATTTgagatcgttttttttttttgggcgcAAGTGGACATTGTGCCTTCTTGAGACGATTTCGCGTGGGTGTTGTTATTTTGGCATTAAGGTTAGAGTTTGTTTGTTGTAACCCACACTTAAGTGGTTAGGGGGCCCGTCGACTCCCTAGGTCAATTTCAAGCAGTTGTTGAGCTCGTAGACTCATTTCTAGAGGCAACCCACTCGAGGCGATTTAGGAGCCCGGATGCTCGTTCCCAATAATAACCTACTAGCGGCGATTATGGCGAGAGTGTTAGCCTTGATCGCATGCATGTTGCTAACATTTCTTGCTGAGGTAGTGAGAGTGTTGCTTGACCGCTCTGCTGAAGTGCCAGTGTTAGCCCTGACCGCGTGCACATTGCTAACGATCGGCTTTGTAAGTGAGCAGAAGGATTGTTGGACTGCACTGCTATAATAGAAGGATTGCTTAACCACGTTGTTGAGGTGCTAGTGTTAGCCCCGATTGAATGCGAGTTGCTAACACTCAACTTTGTAAGTGGGGGGAGGTTTGCTTGACTGCTCTATTGTTGCGGGAGGCATGCTCAACCGTGTTTCTATGGTGCGAGGTCTAAGTGCTTGACTTTAGAAGAGCCAGCTATGCTGAGAAGCTTTCTCCAAAAACCAAATTGGTTAATATAAGTaatccaaatcacaagtttgaAACTTGCAAACCTGAGCTATTTTGTTGGAGTGTGATGAGGGCTCGAGGTGCTCAGGTGAGGCTTGAGGGCAGCCTTGCTTTGGTAATAATGAAAATCTAGTGCGCCTGAGTGAGTGCTCTAGGGCAATCTATTTTGGTGAAAATAGGGTGATGAAGTGCCCATGTGCGGCTCGAGGGCAACCCCTTAGCTAGTGCTCCAAGCCAACCTTTGTTGCTCAAAAGAGCTTTGTAGCTCAGGAAGAGCATTGTTCTTTAGGAAAATTTTATTGCTCGAAGAGTTCCCCTGTTGATCAAGAAAAGTGTTGTGGGTCCGGGCGAGTGTTGTTGTTCAACATGTACCTCTGCTCTGTCTAAGATAAGGAGCTGAGGTGCTCGAGTGGCACTTGAGGGCGCCTCCACAATTGATTCTCTAGGTTAGGAGGTTGGTTCCTACCTTTTTTGTCTGAACTTACTTTTGGTCAATGCTAGCGAGCAAAGTGTGTTCCTGCTTATTCATCCATTTGGATTCTTATGAAATTTTGAGGAGTTTTGTGGGAGAAACCTCCAAAACCAAATTTGTTGgtacaaagaaatttaaatactaaGGTCCGAGAAGCAAACCAGGGTCATTTAGCCGCTACTTTCAGAGATTGTTCTCCACTAAGTGATTTTTTCTTAGTGGAGATTGTTCACCATCGAAtgatttttgttgtgattttgcaCCACTTGTGTTCTTAGGTCGAGCCTCATTGCTCACTCACGATTCTTGTCTCTCAGGGCAAGCATCATTTCTCGCCTCAGAATAATGTTGCTTGGAACTGGCTGGTGCTCACCTTGCCTGACGCTTGAGGTGAGCATCATTACTCCCCTAAGCTTTATTGCATAGGCAGGCTAAGTGCCCATCTTGCTTGAGCATCATCTTTCACTCGTGATGTGGACAGGCCGAGTGTTCACCACACCTTTTGCTTGGGGCGAGATCCATTACTCGCTTTGTGAGTTGCTCAGGGGCGAGTTTCATGCCTGCCCCTACAGTGGTGTGCATGGACATGCAGTGCACATCACTTGAAACTACAAATCACAAACAAATAGAGATTGATGAGGGACGTATCTTCATGGTTGTTTTAGTGTACTTTCCTTTCTAATTTGGAACTTTATTCATTCTCTATTCGTCTCATTCTTTCACCTACTGAAACTCCCAGGTAATAAGATTCATGTCAATTGTTCCACTAGAGTGATCAAAGATGCTGCCGACGATCATCGTAGCAACCATACAACGTTTTCGTTAATAGAAACAGGAGCACCTTGCACATTGACAGAGCCATTCCTCATGCCATAACCAGCCCTTTAGACACAGATCCACCACCGTAAAATGCTGCCACTGTGAGACTCCTCAGCCCAACATGGTGCGAGCTCGTCATCCTCGGCGATGCTTCACAATGTTGCCTCTTGGTTTCTGTCTCTAGTGGCTTGTTGGTGGTTAACCTCACGGTGTCGATGGATGCTTAGGTGCGAGCTGCTTCAACGTGGTGCAATGGACACGTATTGTGCTTCTTATGTGGGGTGTTGCGATTTGACGTAGTGGCTAGGTGCCCTTTCATCGTTTGTCACCTAGGCATTGGTGGCATGCTTCCACAACAGGTGAGCAAAAGTTTGCTTTTCATCACACGCACAGGGCACAAGTGTGAGCTTCATGCTCACCCTCTTGAATTTCAATAGTGGCAGACTCCTTACCCGCCACTTTTGGTATGGTGGGCGAGATCTCACCCACCACGAATGCTCATGCGATCTTGCCTAGCGACTAGTTCTATGTTCACTATTGGCAGCCAAACGACGATTTAAATGATTGTCTAGTTAATAACGGCGAGATCATTACTCGCCATGGGAGTGGCGAGATCATGATTGTCTAGTTGGTATGCTCAGTGCTTGCCCATTATTTTCCTTGGATGGCGTGCTCCTCGCCTGCCACGGGGAGTCCCTTGTGGTTGACGGGCTGCACTCCTGCCAGCCTTGCTTCGTCACTGATGTGGCGGTCAATAAACATGACAGGCTACGAGCTCGCCATGGGGTAATGAATGCCATGGTGGCGACAGAAATTGCTAACAACAATTTCTGGGTCTTTCACAGCGATCCCTGCACCTGCAAAATCC comes from Juglans microcarpa x Juglans regia isolate MS1-56 chromosome 8S, Jm3101_v1.0, whole genome shotgun sequence and encodes:
- the LOC121244041 gene encoding uncharacterized protein LOC121244041: MKEERLDYVLVPLGLLVFGVYHLWFLFTILRFPRRTVIGLNAEIRRLWVSSMMADPLKNGVLVVQTIRNNIMASTVLATAAITLSSLIGVFVSSTSDPSNISSKLVYGNQTSLISSVKYLCILLCYLLAFLFNVESIRYYAHVSLLSTVSNLKNNSQAIEYVARNFNRGSYFWSLGLRAYYLSFPLFLWIFGPIPMFACCCLMSVLLYFLDSTTSFTRQLHLQSMKQDSSSNAVE